ACGGTTCAGTCTGGATATGACCGGTTCGTACCGGTTTTATTCGTTACGCGGCCCAAACATCGGACTGGACCGTCAAACATAGTGAATTTAAGAATGagtgagtttataactaaaattaaaataaacacatTCAACGTAAGTTATTTGATGAAACTCAtgaaagatatttatatatatttaattttgcaTATATAACAGTAAAAACAACAGCAGCCTACTGGCAGTGCAAGGTTTCTCCAGTTATGAGGGAGAGGCTTCGAACCGTTCCTCAGTAAATTTGACTCAATTTGTCAATACTAAGCTGTTTGGTCGGAGTAGTCTTTATTGGGGTTGACCGGTTTTCAACGGTTCACTACGGATTTTACCGTCCAGTATTGGGTTATTGTCACTTTTAGTTgtgtttaaaattttgaattttaaatatcaGAAAGGATTAACACAATTTTTAGGGTTGCTattcattatttataaatttttaaattatagatggacataatttttattttttattatcgcAACAAACATTAAAAAAGTTTTAATGtaaattttagtgcaaaattaacatacgaataatataattatatatgctcttattttttaggatttttttataaTCGAAGAATAATATACACTTTAaattatttgatttatattttatattaaataaataaaaaataatatattgacTATTATTTATATCCTAtcacaaaactcaaaacaaggctTAAGAATCAGACAAAGCCTatatataaatatcaaattcacTTTGTCAGTGTGTTCGACCTCATGGAGGCCAACTTGGAGCGCAAAATCTTAACTACATACAAATATACTCATATATTTAAATATGAGATCTcaacaacttttaaaaaaaaaataacttaccACTAGAATAGGAGTGAAGATTACAAGAGTTCTCACTAGGTCACTCATCGGTTCAGGATTTGGTGGTCCCAAAACCTTTGGACCAGTTAATGATCccattagaaaacatgtttttagagtttttttaataattgctacATAGtctttgaactaattttaattacaaagtaaccccatatattttatttaattataaacactgtttttcattttataaattattattttatcaattatctattatatttattaataatcaaatacaaaaataacaaccaattatatcctctATTGATCCTAATAAAGCTTTTGgccattccaatcgattaaaatattaaatttgatctcGTAACGTTCGTCTatggcttccaaatcgtgtttccttgaaattcaacCGATTGGTTTATCAAAATAATCGATTGAATTGTAACTCAATTGATTGAATTACGGTGTATCACAAAACAACTGATTGAAAGTGGTAAGGTAGAATGGTTTTCActtaaaccaatcgattgtttatactttccaatcgaatgaatgccCAAAAACAATCAATTGTttttgttactcaatcgattgaattcacgaaaacaacatgaatttcccaaatacaatcgattgaaaagtgatgacattgaagttttagccaaattcaatggattggtaatgtaatccacTCGATTGGAAGGTGACGAAGTTGAATTTTtggccaaattcaatcgattggtaatgctacccaatcgattgaaatgtgtCCTGCGCCTACATCAATCTTGTTATCTTTTTAGAAATgatcttattattcatctatcttatctttaaaattctatcttcaatttttgctgttttattttgatgtggataaactaatcttatcttttccttaatattaacattataaaatgGTGAATAATCCATCACTAATTATTCAATCCCACCATTGAAATCGTGTATCATTCtctttgattataaaaaatttaattgtttttctttgaAACATCCATCTAGtcaatatccaatttttttttaattttttatccgtCTATTTAACATCCACTATTTCTTCATCGTTAACACCGTTGCAGTAATCAGCAAAGGTCCGATCAAGTTTTTCATTGTAGTGTTCAAAAAATAAACCATCGTTTTGATTACAAAATCGAGGTCAGTgaataaaatctctaattttgcaATTATTCGTTTTGATACTTTATTCGTGAAATTAATTGTgtaaggaaaaaatatttttttatcttttattaattcacaaaaattgaaaaatactaAAACGTAAAtagatgttattattttttattattaattaattactatgtATTCATATcacacaacaaaaaaaaagataattctaAAATTCTATTTTTGTCCAGATCGAATAATATTCATTCAATTTATTAACATTGACCAACAAAAACCTATCCAAATCCGATGAAATTAGTAGACGCTCAAATTgtgtttcaaatttcaaaattattactCTTTGAGattcaaaatatattattgtttttttttttgactaaAATTTATTACTCTTTGatctttcaaaatttattttcttcggtgttctcattaattttttttctttttttatggtcACATTTAATTgtgtttcaaatttcaaatagtaataataatcaaTAGAATTAAAcagttaaaattttaattcatgatattttattaaataaattagttttaaataatataaaaagacattaattttttctcttctcaAATAGAGTTAAACAGTTAAAAGACATTTTATTATAGACTAATATATCTAATATTCTAAAAGAACAAAAGCTAATTTAATATTGTAGAGACTAATATATCTAATTTTATCCGtttataacttttttaaaaagCTTATACTTCAATTCTGTTTTAACTATATGTAATTCGCTGTAGATtctaataaaatttgaatatacATGCAAACTATGAAACTCTAGCAcaatttatattgtgttttactTTATATGTAAATCATGCTAGAGTTCTAtagtttatttatatatattgaatttgttAGAGGctcaaaaaattacataaaactaaacagaaaagaaatataaattttctAAGAGAGTTGTAAATGAATAATATTAGACAAAATTTGTTTTATTCAAATAATCTGCTATTGATTTTTCATATACAtataacatatttaaaaaatataattctataaatattttgttatggcgattttcttaaataaatagaTTAATAGAATTTATATTTACATTTCTATGTTTATCAATTtatttacattttaaaaataaatatacccgtattcttattaaaaaaaatcacccAAAACATGCTAAGTCAACAATCTTGTAACTATTTATTGAGTATTAATTatggtttttttaaaaaattgaccaAGTCTAAAATCTGTTAAAAAATATgatacttaaaataaataaataataagacaACTCATattactcaaattaaaaaaatataaaatatttaattaaaaaaacaaaaaatcgttTGAATAAAAGTccttgttaaaaaataaatgatataactttaagcttttattattacattttttgttaatataataaaaatatgtattatatcttaaaaatacaattttttttatttctctgctAAATCTATGTTGATAGAGCAATAGAATTATTACCCACATGGATATCAAAATAATTGttactttctttttaaatttataactaaaattttataagaatgtAATGTCTTATCAACTGatattcatttaaaaaatcaCCTTTGAATCTTAGGTTATGTAATTCAAAGGTCACtccatttatattttttaaagttttagaaaactaaaatttttttctatttttattgtggattaattagacaaataataataataacattgcTTATCTGTACTAATTATTGGTTCAATTTATCTCATttaacttttttctttctttttattccaataaatttttttgaaaatgcaATTCCCAATATCTTAatgattttgtttttataaagCATAGAAATAGatgaacaataaatattttaactaaattaaaaaaaaatatgcaatgcatttTTTAAAATCTGGATTTCTTTTTACATAAAAAcataatctttatttttcaaaaaatcatcactttttactataattttttttgtttggttaGAAAACTCTTCAGTATAGTATTACTCCTTAGAATTTTACCCTCCTAACATCCTTTGCCCTGAACGGCCcacttttattttattcctttctcAACAAACAAGTATTATCACAAATGAAAAAACAAATGAGGCCGAACTTCTTCAAACTCAAATCCAAAAGGCCCGAAACACGACAACAATGTATCCAATAGCATTCCCGTAACACTggccaaaaaataattaaaaaacccCATTCCCGTAACGGATTTTCGGAGCTCAGGCGCTACACGGCTCAACAGCTATGAGCCATCTCCTTTGCTTCTTCTGTGACACTTCTGCTATTCACCGACACTACGTGTCAATCTATCGTTGTATTTAAAGAAATCTCTTTAGCTCTATACCAATTAACATCTGTACCTTATAATTTTCCTTACTTAAATTCCTTGCAGTACCCATATACTTTTTTCATGAAATTATGTGAAAAAGATGTTAGAAGGTGAGTTAGTGTGTTGGAAAGCAAGCATGAGTTTTATGAAGCGTGAACTCCACGCAAACACAAATCTCGTGGCCGACCCACGAAACCCACACAAATCTCGTGGCCGACCCACCAAACCCACACAAATCTCgtgttttctttaaattaaaaataaaaaatttattttcataaaattatgaataattatcttgattaattactaaaatttttaaaattggatactaattttttaaaaatttaaatttaatgtatttttaatataaaaattgttttacatatatattttaattatataatttattattaaaaaataattataatagtatattatataaaatattttatattatcaatatattaaaattaaatttattttttaaatatcagaatatataaaataatttttaacagttatttttattagataatattatatatttttttaatttgcccCAAATTAAATCCTAATTCCCCTTGTATCTAACCCTAGCCGCCATTTGTCCTTCCCCTATTACACCCACGGCagaggaaaacaaaagaaaataaggaaagaaagaaagaaagaaagaaaagaagagaagagggaggcgGCGCGATGGGTGTCACTGCCACCGCCGCCGCCGCTGCTAATCGAGAGAAGGGGAGAtccaagaaagagagagagagcgtTGGTGGGAGAGGAAGACCGCTGCCACAGCTGCCGCCGTTCGTCCTCCAGCTCGTCGCCACCATCGCGGATTGCCACTGACCTCGCGCCCGTCGCCGCCGACCACGagccagaggagaagaagaacgATGCTATTACGCCGTTCCTCGCTGCAGATGAAGCTCGCCGCCGCAGCTGTTACTATTCGCGCCGTCGTCGTCGCCGAAGGGAGCCATCGTCGCTGTCATCGGAACAGAGGgcgagagagagacagagagctcGCGGTGGGGGAAAGGATAGGCGCCGCCGTGCTGCGTGAAGCTACCGCCGCCGTTCCTGCCGCCGTCCAGCCTCAGTTAGCACCGCCGAAGCTCTTGCCATCACCGTCGTTGAAGAAGCTCACCGGAGTTGCTGGAGGCTACCGCCGCTCTACCTGGTTCTGTTTTGAGTCGCGCAACCGTTTCCGTGGCCGCCGGAGACCGTATCTGAAGCCTCTGTCTTATTGGATTTTGGTTGTTGCAAGTTACTCGGCTATACGCTGTTGTCGGAACCAGGCCAGATTTACCGGTAACTGCTTCCTCCTTTCTTGAATCTGTTCTATTTCTATTTTGCTCCGCTATTCTGATTTTATTGATATCCCTGCTGCCTTACCAATCGGAATAGTGTTACTGCCATCAGGACAGATGCATAGGTCCCTGATTATGTTCTTTGCTGCTCCATCGTTGTGTTTTCTATAGCTGCAGTAAGTTATTTTAACCTTGATATCCTTACTGCTATTATTTTGCTATGAATTATTGAGAATTTCGTAATATTGACGTTCTAGGTCGAGTTTCGGTAATCGCATGGTTGGAGTAAAAGCCGTTTTTGTTTGCTGTGAAAGTAATCGGAACTGCGGATGCAGCTGCCGCTGAATGCGAGCCGAAAGAAAAAGAGTTTATGTCTGGTAGTTAGATCGCAATCGAGGTAggagtttttcttaaaatctaatttaCATTACAGAGTcgtgataaatagatattgatgcaaaaagatatatttctgtgattatatttgtcttgtggatgtgATTGCTTGTTGGACTGAATTATTGGGTGTTTGATTGCTTGAGTGAAGTATGGTTGTTGATAAGAAATGGATTTGGAAAAGtcatttacttgattattatgaaaagtggttTTTCTTGGATTGAAGTTAaagtggtttgattttgagtcagtctgattttataaataatttaatacttGAGTTGGTTTGACTTTaaagagttttattattggaattggtctgatttgaaaatactttgatattgtaattggttgaattttgaaaagtgattGCAATTTGGAATTGGTTGAGAAAGGATTTGAGAAATGTCTTAAACAATTCAAAAGAATTTGAATGAAATTGAGAATTTGAGTTGAAACGTGAAGGTAtctggtgaagaagaaggcaaCAAGTAGTTAAAATTAGGGTTTAATTCTCAAattttatatgttaaaattaGGGTTTAATTCTCAAATTTTATATGGGgagaattttaaaatatcaaaatatttgtaTCTTTTGATGTAatctttaataaatttaaataaattaaatataaaccgTTAGAtcatttatcaatttaatttaatgctttaaattaaatattacatCAGATAAGCTCAAAAGACTTGAGCTGATTTTAGATAGATtcttttttatctatcaattatatttgggtataataatataaaagtatttttttgtttatttattacatgaaaaacatctttttttcttaaaaaaaagatcttttaaaaaaaagatataaattacagctttctaaaaaagatctttttttatttttctagtgcttttatttttactactagaaatttgtcaaatacgctaaaaaaaattttttttttcaatgaaaaaagatttttttttaacaaaataatggcgcccaaacaagcaCATAATCTTATATAACTACTAGTTATGGGCCACACACCTCAAGCCTATTAAGCATAAATTCTATGTGTACATGATAATGATTTAGATATAGTTATCTTGGTGTGAACctgttaatttataattattaaataatttgatatgtttaattaaattgttatttaataattttaaattattaattttactatAAATATATACAACTGCATATAagtttttattatatgtatatacaaaattaaaaattaaatcagtcatcaattatttatatataaataaatatattatttaatttatttaattttaaaatctattttatattgTTAAATGTATTTTATACATAACttatttagtgattaatttttatattaatataacgTGAATgttaatgttattattattattattattattattattattattattattattattattgatagatAGTTGCTTGTatgttttactaaaatttttgtataaacataataaatttgGGCTTGAAGTAATAATGGATCAATTTGATCCAAGTAACATAATAATCAATTCAGCCATACTCATTATATGCTCTTTCACCACAGCTGAAATATTAAACCAATTGGGTTTGGATCACAATTTCTGACCCAAATATCATAACTATGTTTTCAGCCAACATAATCACAACATCAAGGCTGAATATTCATGTTACAATTGGATTTGCACCAGAATTCTTTTATTATCAGTCCAAATATACCTGCGTAgcagaaatattaatttattaacatatgtgaattaatatttttactatttatcaaagtaataatatttagtcatcacaaatattagcttggagttttccaaattcatcaattttaaactcatcaatctcccccttgatgacaaacattattaaaattgaaatggaaagaaatctaaaaatttgagtatgagtactccctttgaagattgaATTTCTCTCCTTTTTTAAATGTTACATGGCTTCCCTTTGATGTATGTTATTTTACCAAGGAAAGCACAAACCTGTAACATTTTAATCAaacttcaagtaacaatgttatttaacatattacatgatgctaaatgcttgatttatgaacAGATTTACattgataataaaaaaactcatttgatatcatagACTTATTTTCTACTCAATcttttataatcaatcaaagatTTATTTTTGAAGTAAGACATGCTGTTCAAATTGGTTAAAAGAATATTTTCTAACAAATCAGAGCAATCATAATTATggtaggaaacatatttttcaaacatgatATAATCTTTCCAAATACAACAACTTTCATCCTTAAAACataggaactgccaaaaataaatccaACATCAATTAATTTATCAAGGTAAGCTAAAAGTATTACAAACACAGTAAGTACATATTTTACCAAGATAAACCTCAAATAATGGCAACAATCAGAAtgcattataaaaaatatttatattaaaaagcaataatcaaataaacatatatatttatatattaatttatacatttttcaattaaataattaatcactaaattaattaaatatgtcataataaaataatcgattaaatatataataaatgcaTAATCAAACTTATTTATACCAATATAATAAACTTTTGTATAAAATGTCAAATACTTATTAATAGCATGattgaataaatttttatattttatcccCCTTAAGTAAGTAGTGACTATATTGGCTAACAAATTATTGGCCATCTAACataactctaaaaataatccatGAACATATTAGATGACTTCAGCTACCAAATTAGTTGGTTACcatattttttcaataattagCTAAAGAATTGTTAAATCATAAATGTCACACCAGTTTTTGAATTTGTGTCCTAGTCCTTACCATTAATTAAAACACTTGTAAAATTGTAATTGATATGATACCATGATGTTGCTTgcctatatatatgtgtgtagtGTGGTTATTATATACGTGCAGAACAATACCTAATTTATATATGGCATCGCCACTGTTAATGAAAATGATGATTTtagctttcttcctcttcctcatggTTTTATCATCAATGTCATCACCCCTTCCTCCACCACCATCGTCACTATGTGATGGCTTGTCCTTCGAGCTCATCCCATCCCATTCCCTAaaatctctattttattattctaaCCTTGTAAATCCCTTGGTTTCCCTATATAAACAAGACTTGGTAGTAAAGATTGGTATTGGTACCATCGACATCGAGGGTGATGTCGCTTACAAATCTTATCTGTTAGCATTGGACACTGGATCCGACTTAATATGGATTCAGTGTGAGAAATGCAAGATTCAAGATGAAAACCATAGGTGCTATCCTCAGAAAGAAGAACCGTTTTCGGATAGCAAGTCAAGAACCTACCAACCTCTGCCTTCAAGTCACCCCCTATGCAAACCAGTCGCTCCGATGAAAAAGGCCACTGCATATACACGGTGAAGTACAAAACTGGATCCATCAACAGCACATGCGTGCTTTCCAGTGAGACCTTCAGATTCCCCTCTACTTCGTCATCAAGTGGTACGGAAAAAGGTGAAAGGGATTGTCTTCGGGTGCGGTTATAAGAACTATGACGATGACGGTAATGCTGACGGTAATGCTGGTGATGCTTATCAGATAGCAGTGATTTTTGGCATGAGTCCTGGTCCCCTTTTTTTCTAAGCCAATATAGAGCAAAGAAATTTTCATACTGCATGGTTCCGCGCCATGTGAAAAACCCTCCTCCAACCTATCTGAGGTTTGCCTCAGAAGTGAAGCCGTTAACAAGGTTCAGACGGTGGATCTTCTTATGACTAAGGCAACTAAAAATCACTTTGTTCTGCAACTGGATGGAGTAAACGACAAGAGGCTTCAGATTGATCGGAGGAGGCTTGGAAATCCACTGATTCATTTATGGGTGCCCATGAAAAACTTGTGAGTAAATTAGATAGCATTCTAATTATCGCAACTGGGGATTTTGAAAAGGATGTCGTAACCTTTAAAGACAAAATTTGTTATAAGAGGATGAGGAAGCCACAAGGATTTACTGCCAACATACCAAGTGTCAATTACTACATCAAAGGAAGTGCTCATCTCGATTTACCTCCTCGAAATGTTTTTGAACAGAAACTAAAACGGGACACAGAATGGTTCTGTTTCAACATTATCCCAGACCAGCAAGTGAATCTCTTGGGTGCCTACCAACAAGCTGACTTTAAGTTCATTTTTGATACCAAAAAAATAAGCTGCAATTTGGTAACTGTGTTCAAAACagttaattaaatcaaataagCTGACTGTATGTATATGCTCCAGCTTTAccactaattaataaataaatccaatcttttatatatatatatatatatatatatatatatatatatatatatatatatatatatatatatatgacagcAATGCATTGCATTATTTCTAGCTAGCAACTTAAGTGTTACTTGATATAtcatcatccctcttcaatcGCTCACTCATGTCTCAACTTATATTGACGACTATACATCCTCCGTTCGTGTCTTGTTTCATCGTTGAATTTTCACTAGAGAAtggatttatttattaattagtggTAAAGCTGGAGCATATACATAAAGTCAGcttatttgatttaattaactGTTTTGAGCACAATTCTCTAGACCAAACTGCAGCTTATTTTTCTTGGTATCAAAAATGAACTTAAAGTCAGCTTGTTGGTAGGCACCCAAGAGATTCACTTGCTGGTCTGGGACAATGTTGAAACAGAACTATTCTGTGTCCCGTTTTAGTTTCTGTTCAAAAACATTTTGAGGAGGTAAATCGAGATGAGCACCTCCTTTGAAGTAGTAATTGACACTTGGTATGTTGGCAGTAAATCCTTGTGGCTTCCTCATCCTCTTATAACAAATTTTGTCTTTAAAGGTTACTACATCCTTTTCAAAGTCCCCAGTTGCGCGGTAATTAGAATGCTATctaatttatatcatattttattgaaattaaaattactataaaacactttaaaatgttaaattataaaatcaCACAATAAAGAGGTAATATAAAATCATCATAGTTTAAAGTTCTAGGTAATATATGAGGTGAAATATTCGatagaataaatttttattctcaactattctaaaatatacaaaaagtatTTTCAGAATGATAATACTTctattgtatttcttttttttttgtgactttctattgtatttttttaaaagttttgaatatcgtctattaatttataatatttttaatttaattttttaaatttattatgacaAAATAACGATATAATGAAGTTTTTGTCCGCTAAAAttgcgaaaatatttttaaaaattagtttattcattgtactttattttgttttttttgggCGTTTATGTTATATTTcatacattattaaattttaatttgataatttttttatcatcaaggacttattatttagttactgtaatttaattaagatttatttttcatcactAAATGATGTTATGTGTATTATGGTTATTgccattaaataatattaaataatatttgtaatagcatttttttagtttgtacttaaattagttattcaacaaaaatttatccggtaactcataaaaatatatacaatgttatctatatttttaatttgaggaTTTTTAGTTTAGTTACCTATtgacttataatatttaatagtgttttgatattttttaaaaaattagaacacaTTTTGCCATGACCAAATTTTACtatctattaaatttttaattgggtaaagattctataataaaaaggatccatatAATTTATACAATACATGAGATAAAATAAGACATATTTTTGTACTATTTTACAAtagttgttattttgtgtttaaggtagatcttttctaattttactatttaattttaaatgatatatgttgttaccaaaattttattacaaagttattgttattattagtcttatgaatgtattgcctatttaaaatttataatatttgttaattatttgttttattttttttattatagaattcataattttgtttaacaGAAGGCATTTTATATAGTAGTGCACAATATCAAACCTCttaatttattcaatacaaaaagtattttaaatgaatattatgcgatgaagataaaatattaaaaatataagtagAGTAAGTGAGTACTAACTTCATATTTGCATGGCTTTTAGTATTGTTTGTAACTGATTCATTATAAGAGATTGATTGAGGCATTATTTAGTAGCAGTGGTGTATGTCTCGACCTAcactaatacaaaaaaaatacaaacttaaTATGTTTTAGATtatcttaaaagaattaaaaattagttctcagaaaccaaatcaaatcacgtaaattaagttaattaattttgttgatCTTCTATATTAAGATTTAATGTATAGGCAAAATGACTTAAAACGACGTTATTACATGTTTTGAATATATAGGGTACTAACCAGTTAGGACATCACCACATCTTTTACTTGAACAACTTCATTATAATGTGATTCCAGACCTATATTTTTAAAGAGCAATACAGATAAAAAGCATAATTTGAATTCataagattaaaattagttatcatgATTAAAGTTAACTTTTATGTCGCGTATAAaggtgattttaattattttaaatttgtttaattttattctgaaacagagaatattttaaaaataatattcttctattatattttttttattgatttttttcaaagtttgaaTATCGTCCATTAATTTGtgacatttttaaatttatttattaatttattatgataaattaacaatATGATGAGTATTTTGTCCGTTAAAAttgcagaaatattttttaaaaaatagtttatttgttatactctaatttatctttattttttgtatttatattttaacatttcACATTAggaatttattacatatttaatattattaaattaatatatttttaaataataaataatgttaCGTGTCTcatgattattatattattggCTGATatagtagtatttttttataattgatatttaagatagttattcaataaaaattgattcagtaactcatataaatatgtaaagccttatctatgtttttaattttagaatttgaaaattatatattcaatcactgtttataatatttaatatagtatttagattttttataaaattatgaccCATTTTACTGTGATCAAATTTTgccatttattaaatttttaaatggaaaataattttataataagaatgattaatttttatttatgccaTGTATTTAAATACATGAGATGAAATATCAATATTCTTGTATTCTTCTTCTATCATTATGCTTGTATTTAAGTCAGAATTCTCctggttttattttaaaattataaaaaatatatattattaccaaaattttaaaatatgaaaatatataaattaaaatagaaactaaaaaaattaaattaaagtatattaaaaatcattatgttacattaatttaacacaatatataaatattattttgataataaaattattatgtttgacaactttttataattatcttataacgtagtattttttttgtttaaaatgacttcatttatttttttaatatgagaatgcaaatg
The sequence above is drawn from the Arachis hypogaea cultivar Tifrunner chromosome 4, arahy.Tifrunner.gnm2.J5K5, whole genome shotgun sequence genome and encodes:
- the LOC112797435 gene encoding uncharacterized protein isoform X2 — translated: MLLRRSSLQMKLAAAAVTIRAVVVAEGSHRRCHRNRGRERDRELAVGERIGAAVLREATAAVPAAVQPQLAPPKLLPSPSLKKLTGVAGGYRRSTWFCFESRNRFRGRRRPYLKPLSYWILVVASYSAIRCCRNQARFTGQMHRSLIMFFAAPSLCFL
- the LOC112797435 gene encoding uncharacterized protein isoform X1 encodes the protein MLLRRSSLQMKLAAAAVTIRAVVVAEGSHRRCHRNRGRERDRELAVGERIGAAVLREATAAVPAAVQPQLAPPKLLPSPSLKKLTGVAGGYRRSTWFCFESRNRFRGRRRPYLKPLSYWILVVASYSAIRCCRNQARFTVLLPSGQMHRSLIMFFAAPSLCFL